The genomic window AAGACGAACTGTCGGCGTCAACGCGCGTAGAGCACGTCTTCCAGACCAACGGCGTGCTGCTCTCAGACGACTGGTGCCGCTTCCTGACCCGCACCGGCGCCCACATCGGTGTGAGCCTGGACGGCCCCGAGACCCACAGCGGGTCACGCGTCAATTGGGCCGGTCGCCCAGCCTGGCGCCAGGCGATGGCCGGCGTCGACCGACTGAACCAACACGGTGTCACGTGGTCGCTGCTAACGGTGGTTACACCAGAGACGATGCGGTCGCCGGAGCAGTTCGTCGACTTCGTCCTGGGCACGGGCTGCAGCGCGCTCGGGTTCAAGGTCGAGAACACCCTCGCGGCTCACGAGAGCCGCCTCGAGAGCAGCGTGGAGACGCTGCGCCTCTACCGCGATTTCGTCAAGCACTTGTGGACCGCACTCCCGAGGGACGGCGTTATCCGTGTCCGGGAGTTCGACCAGTACCTGGCGCTGCGCGACACGGGCGCTCAGGCGATCCCGGTCACCATCGTTCCGCTGCGAAACTTGACGGTCGCGGTGAACGGGGATTACACCGTATTCGCGCCCGAGTTGCTCTACCGCGACGACAGAGCCTTCGTGTTCGGCAACGTCACCGACGACGCCCCGCTGCTGGACTGCCTTGTCTCACCGCTCTTCGAGGCAGTGTCGCGGGAGATCCTGGCTGGGGTGGCGAGGTGCGCGGGTGAGTGCGACTACTACCGTCGATGTGGTTCTTACTACGTGAGCCACAAGTTCTCCGAGACCGGCAGCTTCGACGTGGGCGAGACCGCTGCATGCCGCCTGGAACTGCAGACTCTCTTCGGCGAGCTGGACACGCTTACTGGGCACCGCTGACTGTCGCCCGTCGCGGAGCTTCCCACCGCGTCATTCCGCCGCGTTCCGCCCGCTTTGACCCACATGGCTACGGCGCGGCAGCGGTCGCTGGTGAGCAGTGTGCTGAATGAGGCCCCGGTCCCGGGAAGCCTTCCGGACGGGGCTAACGGAACGGCGCGGTGTCGTCACGGCGGATGCTCAGCGCTGGTGCCGGAGGAGGTTCCTCTACTGGGATGCTGCGCGTGCTGCGGCGCCGATGCCGGTGATGACGTCTCGGATGAGGATCGCGGCGGTGTCGGGATCGGGCTGGCCGGCGTCCAGCCAGGCGGAAATCGCGGCAATGGTTGCGGTGGGTGCCAGGTGCGCTGCCCACTGCGCCCACGCAGGATCCGGGATGTCTTGGGTCAGTTGACCGCGGGCCATCTCGATCATCTCGGCGTTGAACCGGTCGGTCTCGGCGCGGAACTCAGACTCTCGTGCTGCGTGGTGGAAAAGGAGGCGGAAGCCGGCTGGGTCCCGGGCTGCTGCCGCGAGGAGGTCGTCGATGATTCCCTCGGTGTAGTCCGGTTCACCCACGGCCCGGTGAAGTCGTTCGCGGGCACGGTCAAGGACTGCGCGGTACAGCTGTGCCTTCGACTCGAAGTGGCGGTAGAGGATCGCGCGGCTGATCCCGGCAGCCCCGGCCACGTCCTCCAGGCCGGTGGAGGTGAACCCGGCAGTTGCGAAAACTTCCGTGGCGACGGAGAGGATCTGCTCGCGGCGCTGCGCCCGAGGGAGCTTCGCGCCGGGTGGTGCCCCTTCGCCTGTCATGGTCACCAGTGTATCCGCTACCGTGTACACGGTGATGTCAACATCGGGTAGGGGCCAGACGAGTCAGGCGGCGGTCGGAACCGTCGTGGTGGGTGCCGGTCAAGCCGGCCTCGCAGTCGGCTACCACCTTGCTCGTCATCGGCACCACTTTGTCATCCTCGATGCCGCCGACAGCGTCGGGGCAAGCTGGCCGAACCGCTGGGACTCGCTGAGGCTCTTCACCCCCGCCGGATTCACGCATCTGCCCGGGCTCGCCTTCCCCGCTGCCCGTTCGGAGCTTCCCGGCAAGGATGCCGTCGCGGACTACCTGGCTTCCTACGCCGAGCATTTCGCGCTGCCTGTCGAACTCAACAGCTTGGTTGAGTCCGTGCGCCGTCAGGAGGACGGATTCCTCGTCGTTGCCGGGTCGCGTCGCTGGCAGGCACGCAACGTGGTGCTCGCCACCGGAGCCCACGCTGCCCCCGTTGTGCCGGCGTTCGCCGACGAGGTCGATCCCGGGATCGTCCAGGTGCACGCATCCGACTATCGAGCCCCGGATCAGCTGCCAGGCGGTGTCGTCCTTGTCGTTGGCGCCGGAAACTCCGGCGCCGAGATCGCGCTCGACCTGGCGCGAGTCCGCGCCGTGCCTGACGGCCTCCCGCACGTTGGTGACGGCACCACGTTGGAACCGGACGCCATCGTGTGGTGCACGGGACTTCGGCCCGACTACAGCTACCTGGACCTCGACGTGTTCGATGAGCACGGACGCCTCCAACACCGTCGAGGCGTCGTCGCCGAGGAGCCCGGCCTCTACGTCGTCGGCCTGCCTTACCAGCGTTCGATAACCTCCCACCTCCTTGGGGGCGTTGGAGTCGATGCCAAGTACGTCGTCGACCGGCTCATCTCTCGGCGATTGAGCCGATTATCAACCCCATCCCGCTGATGATCCTATGCGGAACGGAAGCTGGAGTCCGCTTCGAGGAGGACTACGAGCCCGGGCGCCGTCGTGGCGGGTTCCCTCTGCGGCACGGGTCGGCTGTGGCCGACCGGAAGTCAAGCCGCCTCTGGAACGCCTCCGGCGACAGTCTTGCCGTAGTCCAGCCCTACTTCTTGACCCAGCAGAGGCAGAAGGGATGGCCGGCTGGATCCGCGTAGACTTGGAAGTTGTCGGGTTGGTCGTTGTCCGCTGCCCCTTGAAGCAGCTTCGCCCCTAATGACATGACTTCTTCGTGCGCTGGCTCGATGTCGTCCACCCACAGGTCAAGGTGAATCTGCTGAGGGGTTCCGTGTGGCCAGTCCGGTGGGACGTGGCCCGGCGCGAGCTGGACTCCGACACGCGCGCTGCCGTCCACGAGCACCATGTGCCAGTCGTCCTCGGCGTCGACCGTCCCACCGAGCAGCCCAGCCCAGAAGCCGCTTTCGGCAGTCAAGTCGGCCGCGTCGAACACCACGACCTGGCTGTTGATTCTCATTGCGCCAGCCTCGCACGGTCGCTTCCCAGGTGCTACGGGCCGGGACCAACCGGGCAAGGAGGCGCCGCGCCAACTCAGCCGGACTGGGGCTACAGAGGCCATCTATCGGGCCAGGCTTCCAGAGGTCGTCCTTCCGACTGATCATCACTAGCCTGCCCGGTGTGGACACGACTTTCAGCGCGAGATTGTTCGAGTGGCGCGGTCCGGCGCCGTTCTACTGGTTCCCGCTGCCCGAGGACGTGTGCGACTACGTCAGTGCCCAAGCGGTGCAAACTAGCTACGGCTGGGGCGCGATCCCGGTGCGCGTGCGCGTCGGACGCACGGAGTGGGAGACCTCGCTGCTGCCGCGCGACGGAGGCTACGTGCTGCCGGTAAAGAGGGCCGTCCGCATCCAGGAGCGTTTCGGCGACGGCGACACCGTGACGGTTGCGATGAGCGTGGCTCCCCGTGGTGGACGAGCCGCGAATGGCATCGGCCCGACAATGTGACGCGGCGCCAGTCAGGCGGGACGGCGCCGCGGCTGGCGTCGCCCGGCTATGCGGGTCTCCGGAGCGCTCGGTGCCTTGCGATGATCACCAACCTCTACTCGAGCGGCTCGCATCCTTCGCTCCGCAATCCGATCGGCTCATGGACACGATTGCCCCGCGTGTTACCGCCCCCGGGCGGCAGTCCCGAGTAGTTAGCGGCTCTCCGTGGCGTAGTGGCTGCGCAGCTCGGCGAGCAGGTCCACGGTGAGGTCCTCGCCAGCGGCGACAGCGGCGTGGACGTCGCGGAAGTACTGCTCGTACCCGGGCGGGGTGTACAGGCAGAGGGCCCCGGACCGCGGTGTCGGCGCTGGCGTTGCGGAACCCGTGCAACGAGCCTCTGGGGCCCAGTCGCCACCCTGCAGACCGGCCCGCAAGGGGATCCGCTTGCGGTGACGGCCAGGCGACGCGACCGCCTCATAAGCCGTTGGTGCAGTTCTGCGCTGCTTGACGCTTCTTGTGTCGAACGCCGCATCCATCGTGAAGAAACCTGCCATCCTCTTCGTGGATGACCCTGTCTGATGATCCGCCATCGTCCGCGACCTCGGCGTCCAGATCCTCCTGCGATAGCCCTCTGGCGAGCGGTTCGGCGTCCTTCCAGAGCTGCTCAGCATGCGTCCTAATTGCCTCCGCAGCGACGTCGGTCATCTCCATGAGCAGGGCCATCGACGACTTGCTGACCCCATTCAGCGACGCGGTGAGCGTGAAGACGTTCTGCTCACCCACGAGGTAGCGATCATGGAAGTTTGCTCGTCGCAACTCACGAACGATGCCGACATCGCTGGGTCGTGACAACTTGATCTGGAGAGAGAGTTCTGTGACGCGATCCCTGGACATGTTCGGACCGATCATGAAGCGAGATGCATCTGTATGCTCCAGCAGGTCCATGAGCTCCTGAACACCAAGGTAGTGGTCAGCGACCAACGCGTCGCCACACGTTGAAACTCGACCTAGAACCTGACCGTAGCCCAAGTTCTGATCCTCAGGCGCAAGCACAACGACGGACGAGTCTTGGAGCTCCGACTCCGCCATGGCCTCGGCGGCCAGCAGGGCGTGACCGAGCTTGGTAACGCTGTATCGATGCCAGCCATCGCGATCGATCCATCCCAGCCGTCGAAGGTGCGCTAGGAACTTCTCCGGAGGTTTGTCCGGGGCGTAGACGGCTGGCTTGCCGGGCTTGCCTGGGATGGTTTCGTACTCCCACTCGTCGAACAGGCCGAGTCCCGCGAACTGCCCCGTGTTGAAAAGTCCGGCGAAATCCCGACCGGGGATATTCAGGCCCGCCAGCGCGCGGGAAATTGAGTTGGCGTACTGACGCGAAGACGCATCGGCGACCTGCTGTGACTTCAGTATGCTGTCCACGAGAGCAGAGATGCCCGTAGCGTTCCTCTTGTGCTTGCGGACACGCCGATCTGGTACGGCAGGGATCTCGGGCTCCAGCAGGTTGCCCTTCCTTCGTGGCTTTGGCTCAGGCTGGAGGCGCCATTGGTTGATTTCGCGCCCGGTCGGGCGGTAGCCGCCACGGTTCACCGCGGCGATGAACTCCATCGCTCGGCGCTGCTCCTCGTTTACGATCACCCGTCTATTGCAGCACGAAGGTCCGACAGCCCTCGGCCTGCGACCGTAGCCACTCGGCGGATGCTCTCGTTTCGGTCAGTCTGCTCGCTCGGGGTGTTTGAGCCTGATGGCTGAAGCGACACCCCCCGGTACCCGTAGTCGGATCGGCTAACGAGACACGTCGAGCATCGGAGCCTGGACTCGCGTCATTCCGCGAAGCGGGCCCCTTTGAAGTTGGCGGGCGCACAGTTCCTGCGCGCCATGGTACCGCTGCGGTACCATCCAGGTATGGCGATGAACCTTAGGCTGACCGACGCCGAGAGCGAAGCCCTGCGCAAGAAGGCCGAGCAGGAGGGGCGTTCCATGCAGGAGGTCGCTCGAGCCGCGATCGCTCAGTACGTCTCAGAGCGTCCTCAGCGACTGAGGGCCGCGATCGACCGAGTCCGCATTGAGGACGGCGTGCTGCTTGAGCGACTGAGTCGGTGAGCGCCGAGGAGCTGGACTACCTCTCGGTCGAGGACCTTCTGGAGATCGCATCCGGGGTGCTCGACGACGTCGCGGTTAGGGACCCTGGCCTCCTTGCCGCGGCCGCCGCGCGGCCGATGACCACCGTGTTCGGCGACGACGCCTACCCGGCGTTCGAGGACAAGGTCGCAGCGCTGCTGCATTCCCTGGTCCGCAACCACGCGTTGGTGGACGGCAACAAACGCCTTGCCTGGTCGGCCGCCCGAGTCTTCTGCCTCCTCAATGGCCGCGATCTGACCTACACCGTCGACGAGGCGGAGCAGGTGATGCTCGGAGCGGCCGCCGGCGGACTGGACGTTCGGCAGATCGCGGACTGGCTCGCAGCGCGCATCGGGCCCGCGTCATAGCGGCACCCCTGACTCGAAGATCAGGTGAGTGTTGGGGCTGTCAGGCGGCTCCTCGGGGGTGGACGGTGACGTCGTAGCCCAGTGCTTGGAGTTGGCGGAGGGCGTGGCGCTTGGCGCGTTCGGGGTTGCGTCGGGTGTAGTAGTCCGGGCCGGGCTCTGCGTAGAGCTCGCCGGTGTTCATCATGGTCCAGACGAGGGTGAGCAGGGTGCGCTCGGTAGCGACGACGGCCTTGCCTTTTCCGCGGGACTTGGCCAGCCTGCGGTACTTGGTGTTGAGGAAGGTGCCCGGGTGTCGGGCGATGGACAGGGCTGCTGCAC from Ornithinimicrobium cryptoxanthini includes these protein-coding regions:
- a CDS encoding radical SAM protein; this encodes MSPQVALLRLQSTPACNLNCTYCYIPETSRMRRGVMSWDVLGDCIRKLRNEELLGEGLTVSWHGAEPLMAGLDWYEQAFQLIEDELSASTRVEHVFQTNGVLLSDDWCRFLTRTGAHIGVSLDGPETHSGSRVNWAGRPAWRQAMAGVDRLNQHGVTWSLLTVVTPETMRSPEQFVDFVLGTGCSALGFKVENTLAAHESRLESSVETLRLYRDFVKHLWTALPRDGVIRVREFDQYLALRDTGAQAIPVTIVPLRNLTVAVNGDYTVFAPELLYRDDRAFVFGNVTDDAPLLDCLVSPLFEAVSREILAGVARCAGECDYYRRCGSYYVSHKFSETGSFDVGETAACRLELQTLFGELDTLTGHR
- a CDS encoding VOC family protein, giving the protein MRINSQVVVFDAADLTAESGFWAGLLGGTVDAEDDWHMVLVDGSARVGVQLAPGHVPPDWPHGTPQQIHLDLWVDDIEPAHEEVMSLGAKLLQGAADNDQPDNFQVYADPAGHPFCLCWVKK
- a CDS encoding type II toxin-antitoxin system death-on-curing family toxin, yielding MSAEELDYLSVEDLLEIASGVLDDVAVRDPGLLAAAAARPMTTVFGDDAYPAFEDKVAALLHSLVRNHALVDGNKRLAWSAARVFCLLNGRDLTYTVDEAEQVMLGAAAGGLDVRQIADWLAARIGPAS
- a CDS encoding ribbon-helix-helix protein, CopG family; the protein is MAMNLRLTDAESEALRKKAEQEGRSMQEVARAAIAQYVSERPQRLRAAIDRVRIEDGVLLERLSR
- a CDS encoding DUF1905 domain-containing protein, which translates into the protein MDTTFSARLFEWRGPAPFYWFPLPEDVCDYVSAQAVQTSYGWGAIPVRVRVGRTEWETSLLPRDGGYVLPVKRAVRIQERFGDGDTVTVAMSVAPRGGRAANGIGPTM
- a CDS encoding TetR/AcrR family transcriptional regulator — encoded protein: MTGEGAPPGAKLPRAQRREQILSVATEVFATAGFTSTGLEDVAGAAGISRAILYRHFESKAQLYRAVLDRARERLHRAVGEPDYTEGIIDDLLAAAARDPAGFRLLFHHAARESEFRAETDRFNAEMIEMARGQLTQDIPDPAWAQWAAHLAPTATIAAISAWLDAGQPDPDTAAILIRDVITGIGAAARAASQ
- a CDS encoding flavin-containing monooxygenase, giving the protein MSTSGRGQTSQAAVGTVVVGAGQAGLAVGYHLARHRHHFVILDAADSVGASWPNRWDSLRLFTPAGFTHLPGLAFPAARSELPGKDAVADYLASYAEHFALPVELNSLVESVRRQEDGFLVVAGSRRWQARNVVLATGAHAAPVVPAFADEVDPGIVQVHASDYRAPDQLPGGVVLVVGAGNSGAEIALDLARVRAVPDGLPHVGDGTTLEPDAIVWCTGLRPDYSYLDLDVFDEHGRLQHRRGVVAEEPGLYVVGLPYQRSITSHLLGGVGVDAKYVVDRLISRRLSRLSTPSR